The segment CCATCAAATAATGAAAGTTGGCAATGAGGTCAGTCAGTACAGTCGTGTTGGATGGAAATTAACAGGCAACCTCGTTTACCTTGTACATAGCATATGCAGTTAATGCATAGCCGCTAGAAGAGTCTCTCAAAAGGCTGACAAGTGATTCTGGGAGCCCAATCATCTCCAAGAACGGCACAACATTGACCCctctgaaaggaaaaaaatattgaattaaatCTACAGTAATGGTTGGTTAAATCCAATccaataaatgaacaaatatgcAAGTATAACAGACATATGGTCACTAAATGAGTAATGACTAAATATGATGAAAAACATGTAATacaatcaaatgtttttttcctcacattAACTTCTAACCTTTTGTCCTATGAGTTAATAAATAAGAATACACCCATTGCATCAATTTAAATTAACTGCTTAACACGGGCATGTTCTTTACTGAAGGACTGGATAACACTTACTTCATAGCAGCATAGTAGAAAGTTCCAAACCAGACAGATGATGTGACGAGATGAACAGGAATCATAACTTTGCCATATTGTTTGAAAGTCTTCTTAAATCTCTGAAACAGTCCCATAGACTTGTCTTCAAGAGGGTCTATGTCTGCTACCTGTGGTGAGGCAGGAGAAAGGGAATCAGATTTGTCCTCAGGAGGTTTTGGAGGAGAAGCAGCTCTGGAGGAGGCAGAGGTGAGGATCCAGCGTTGGTTTGTGGTGAGACGGGACAGGTGAGGCAAACAACAGCAGACGGACACAGGGTGCTGTTGGACAACGGCTGCCTGAAGCACTGACCCAAGCCCTGTGGCCCTACGCAGGGTCCGGACAGACAGGAGGTGCTGCAGCATCTTCTCCTGTatgctgggatttgaacctcaGACTAAAAGCAAGAACAAAATATTGTTAATGATGGTTAACGGTAACACAATACCAATACCAAATTGCATGTATAAGTCTTTCTAAACCCTTTAGCCTGTATCTAACCAGTGAATCACCATCTATGCCACAAT is part of the Periophthalmus magnuspinnatus isolate fPerMag1 chromosome 16, fPerMag1.2.pri, whole genome shotgun sequence genome and harbors:
- the LOC117383801 gene encoding uncharacterized protein C18orf19 homolog B-like, whose amino-acid sequence is MLQHLLSVRTLRRATGLGSVLQAAVVQQHPVSVCCCLPHLSRLTTNQRWILTSASSRAASPPKPPEDKSDSLSPASPQVADIDPLEDKSMGLFQRFKKTFKQYGKVMIPVHLVTSSVWFGTFYYAAMKGVNVVPFLEMIGLPESLVSLLRDSSSGYALTAYAMYKIATPARYTVTLGGTSLSVQYLRKHGYITTPPPVTEYIQDRMEETKERLTEKMEETKERFSEKMEETKERFSEKMEETKDKLSEKIQETKDRVSFRKKNE